The following are from one region of the Capsicum annuum cultivar UCD-10X-F1 chromosome 1, UCD10Xv1.1, whole genome shotgun sequence genome:
- the LOC107869619 gene encoding DEAD-box ATP-dependent RNA helicase 5: MVAKQLDDEQQTLNYESKSHKKNKRKLEESDPDVFVESKKEKKKKKEKQKQEQEVHNGSSETLCGVDGNTEIIDGSVEFSEKTKKKKKKKGKQNQEQEGYNWNTETLSGSNGNTELFEKKKKNKVEEENLNDGSVNGEVKENSTNVVVTGKGANESKYKALTNFVDSGLPREVLECCKNFEKPSPIQSHSWPFLLDGRDFIGIARTGSGKTLAFGIPAIMHIMSKRNSKKSKNPVCLVLSPTRELAQQIADVLCEAGKSTAVQSVVLYGGVEKHHQKASLRSGVDIVIGTPGRLQDMMEMGACNLKEVSFVVLDEADRMLDLGFEPAVRAILSQTCSVRQMVMFSATWPPAVHQLAQEFMDPNPIKVVVGSEDLAANHDVMQIVEVLEDRARDERLQNLLEKYHKSRRNRVLVFVLYKKEASRVEMMLQKRGWKVVSISGDKQQHARTKALSLFKDGSCPLMIATDVAARGLDIPDVEVVINYSFPLTTEDYVHRIGRTGRAGKKGVAHTFFTKDNKGLSGELINVLREAGQTVPAALLNFGTHVKKKESKIYGAHFREIDANAPKATKIKFGDSDNED, from the exons ATGGTAGCAAAGCAATTAGATGACGAACAACAAACCCTCAACTATGAATCCAAATCGCATaagaaaaacaagagaaagctCGAAGAATCTGACCCTGACGTTTTTGTAGAGtccaaaaaggagaaaaagaagaagaaggagaaacagAAGCAAGAACAAGAAGTGCATAATGGGAGCAGTGAAACTCTTTGTGGGGTTGatggaaatactgaaataattgatGGGTCAGTTGAGTTTTCTGaaaagacgaagaagaagaaaaagaagaagggtAAACAGAATCAAGAACAAGAAGGGTATAATTGGAACACTGAAACTCTTAGTGGGTCTAATGGAAATACTGAATTatttgagaagaagaagaagaataaggtaGAGGAAGAGAATTTGAATGATGGGTCTGTTAATGGGGAAGTTAAAGAAAATAGTACAAATGTGGTGGTTACTGGTAAAGGAGCTAATGAGTCAAAGTACAAAGCTTTAACAAACTTTGTAGATTCAGGGCTTCCAAGGGAAGTATTGGAATGTTGCAAGAACTTCGAGAAACCATCGCCAATTCAGTCTCATTCATGGCCTTTTCTTTTAGATGGTCGTGATTTCATTGGAATTGCGAGAACTGGATCAG GTAAGACGTTGGCTTTTGGTATTCCGGCTATTATGCACATCATGAGTAAGCGGAATAGTAAGAAGTCTAAGAATCCCGTTTGCCTTGTGCTTTCGCCTACGAGGGAGCTAGCTCAACAA ATAGCAGATGTTCTCTGTGAGGCTGGGAAGTCTACTGCTGTGCAATCAGTTGTTCTATATGGCGGAGTTGAAAAGCACCATCAAAAGGCTTCTCTTAGATCTGGTGTG GATATTGTTATTGGAACCCCAGGTCGTTTGCAAGATATGATGGAAATGGGAGCTTGTAACTTAAAAGAGGTTTCTTTTGTG GTGCTAGATGAAGCTGATCGCATGCTTGATTTAGGTTTTGAACCAGCAGTCCGTGCTATATTGAGCCAAACATGCTCTG TTCGGCAGATGGTTATGTTCAGTGCTACATGGCCTCCGGCTGTTCATCAATTAGCTCAAGAATTCATGGATCCCAATCCAATCAAG GTAGTTGTAGGTTCAGAAGATTTGGCTGCCAACCATGATGTCATGCAAATTGTCGAG GTCTTGGAAGATCGAGCCCGTGATGAGCGTTTACAAAACTTGCTGGAAAAGTACCACAAGTCTAGAAG GAATAGAGTATTGGTTTTTGTTTTATACAAGAAGGAAGCATCTCGTGTTGAAATGATGCTACAGAAAAG GGGTTGGAAAGTCGTGTCCATTAGTGGTGACAAGCAACAGCATGCTCGTACTAAGGCACTGTCACTCTTCAAGGACGGAAGCTGTCCTCTAATG ATAGCTACTGATGTAGCTGCTCGAGGACTGGATATACCTGATGTTGAAGTTGTGATAAATTATAGTTTCCCTTTGACAACAGAGGATTATGTTCATAGAATTGGAAGAACTGGAAGGGCTGGTAAAAAAGGTGTAGCTCATACATTCTTCACTAAGGATAACAAG GGACTTTCTGGGGAGTTAATAAATGTCCTCAGAGAAGCTGGACAGACTGTTCCAGCTGCCCTTCTCAATTTTGGAACCCATGTAAAGAAAAAG GAGTCCAAGATCTATGGTGCTCATTTTAGAGAAATTGATGCAAATGCTCCAAAggctacaaaaataaaatttggcgATTCTGATAACGAAGATTGA